A segment of the Neochlamydia sp. S13 genome:
TAGGGAGAGAAAAGGTTTGGAAAGGAGGAAACCATGTTTGTAGCTTTTTATCATACAATAGAGGAATTAAACGCCATGGCAAAAAAGAAAGCCTATGGCAGTTACAGTTGTAAACTAAGAGCAGTGGTGATGGCGATGGAAGGAGAAAGCGCATATCAGATAGGAAAAGCGCTAGGTTATTGTACAAGCGCTATTCAAAAATGGATCCGAAGGTATAATGCTCAAAATTTAGAGGGCCTGAAAGATAGGAGGCCTGTAATAACAGGAAGAAAAAGAGCTTTAACGTTTGAGCAAGAAAAAGCTTTCTTAGAGAGGGTAGAAAAAGGGCCTGAACCTGACGAAAGCATCAATGTTTTCCACCTAGTTGATCTACAAGCTATTCTAAAAAAAGAGTTTGGTAAAAACTTAACCTTGCAAGGAATTTGGACAATCTTACGTCGCAGCCGCTATACGCCTTTGGTTCCTCGTCCTCAGCATTATAAAGCTAACCTAAGGGACCAAGAAGCCTTTAAAAAAAAATTCCAGAAGTCATCACCAGCTTAAACAAACAATTTCCCAAGAAAAACATCGAAATTTGGTTTGAAGATGAGGCACGGCTTGGGCAACAAAGCACCTCTACTAAGGTATGGGCAAAAAAAGGAACGCGGCCAAAAGCTCCTAGGCAGACAGAATATAAAAATCTGTATGTAGCTACAGCTGTTTGCCCACGTTCAGGGCAAGCAGAAGGGATGATTTTACCTTTCTTAAATAGCCAAGGAGTGGAAATTCTTCTTAAGCAAGTTAGTCAATCGCTGCCTGCTTCTTCCCATGCTTTGCTAATTTTAGACCGAGCTAGCTATCATACTAGTAAAACGCTTAAAGTTCCTTCCAATATTCACCTGCTCTTTCTACCTCCTTATAGTCCTGAACTTAATCCTGTTGAAAACTTATGGCATTACTTGCGTAGCCATTTTTGGTCTAATCGTATTTATCGGGGTTATAAAGAACTAGAAAAGATGGCAATAGCTTCTTGGAGAAAGGTATGTCTGCAAGAAAAAAGAATGAAAAGTTTATGTGCTGTATCGTATGCCTAATTGTGTAAGGAGTAATTTAAAAGCGTATTATCAATAAAAAACCACTCACAGACGTCCTATGAGTGTTTTTATTTCAAATAAATTCAAGGAAAGAGGAAGCCTTCCAAGCATTTAAGAGCAGCCACAGGTTTTGGGGATTAAGTGACGCGACAATTTTGGTGTGGCTAAGAGAATGAGATTGATTCTTTGCCTTATTTGAGAAAAACGGCTCTTTTTGGCGCGATGTTTTAATTCTTCTATCGAATGATGGAATACAATACGCCAGTTTCTTCCTATCAAGAAAAGTTGTTCTCCCAGCCTAGCAATCTGCAGAAAAAGAGAGAAACTTCTTGTCGTTATAAATGTGTAGGTTAGCTTAAGCTTACTTAGTTGCGGGAAGGAAAGCGGATTACTTGTTTAAAGATAAGATGGCTAAAAGTTTTTACTTCATTTTAGCCCCTCCCAATTTAAAAATTACTTACGGCTATTCTACAATTGAAAACGCTGCCTTATTTTTTCTGCAATATCTTTCAACGGATTTTTCGCTAATTCAAGCTTGGTAAGCTTAGACAATTGTCCGATTTCTGCAGGCAGACTGGTGAGCTGGTTTTGCTTTAAGTAAAGCCATTGCAGCCGAGACAGCTGCCCAATTTCTGCAGGCAGAGCTATGAGCTGGTTTTGATTTAATTCAAGCACTTGCAGCTGAGACAATTGACTTATTTCTGCAGGTAGGCTGGTGAGCTGATTTTGATTTAAGTGAAGCCATGCCAGCTGAGACAGCCGCCCAATTTCTACAGGAAGACTGGTGAGCTGGTTTTGATTTAAGTCAAGCCTTTGCAGCTGAGACAGCTGCCCGATTTCTGCAGGCAGAGCGGTGAGCTGGTTTTGATTTAAGTAAAGCAATTGTAGGTGAGACAATTGACCTGTTTCTACAGGCAGGCTGGTGAGCTGGTTTTGATTTAAGTAAAGCCCTTGCAGCTGAGGCAGCTGCCAGATTTCTACAGGCAGACTGGCGAGCTGGTTTTGATTTAAGTAAAGATATTGCAGCTCAGACATCTGCCCAATTTCTGCAGGAAGACTGGTGAGCTGGTTTTGATTTAAGTTAAGCATTTGCAGCTTAGATAACTGGCATATTTCTGGGGGTAAATAAGTCAAGCCTACTTCAGATAAATTTAGCGAAGTTAAGTCTTTACAATTTCCTTCAATCCAATCTCTAAGAAGCTCTCCTTTTTTTCCTAGAGGCAAGTGCTTAATTTTTTCTCGGCTCAAGTATTCTTCCCCCCAGGAAGTTTTTTCCAAACTAAAAGGCGATTAATATTTAAGAGACAAGAAGAGTAATTAGCCAGAGTTAAGTCTCTTTTTTCTTCTGTCTTCTCTTTAAATTCCAAAGGAGAAATAGATTGAGCTAAGGTAAAAACTTGTTTAAAAACTTGATAAACTTTTGAGGAGTAGTTAGCTAAAGTAAAATATTTTTTTTCTTCAGTCTTCCATTTAAATTCTAGAGGGGAAAGAGAACTAGCTAAAGTAAAGATTTGCCTAAAAATTGCATTTACCTTTGCTGTTTCAGAAAGTCTACTTTCTAGCTTATAAATCCTATCTAAAATAAAAGCCTGCCTGTTAATATCCCCTTGGGAAACATGTACTTTACCTATTTGTTTATAAAGAGAAGGCATCACTTCAGAAGCCAGCAGATGATACCATCTTTTACAGACGCTAAATAAGGAAGGAACTGCGCAAGCCTCTAAGATAGGGAGCAACAATTCATTGGGCAAGCTTTCAATAGAGGCCGAAGAGATAGGATGCATTTTATTTCCTTAGGTAGTGATGACTTTTCAGTACTTTTATTTTTTAAAGATAATATAAAAAAATTAAAAAGGCAAGTCAAACGAATTCGTATCCTTATCAATGAAAAACAATTCGCAGATGATCTACCGGCTCTTTTTTTCAGATAAATTCAAGGAAAGAGGGGAGACCTTCCAAGCATTTAGGAGCAGCCACAGGTTTTGGGGATTAAGTGACGCGGCAATATTAGTTTGGATAAAAGAATGAGTTTGAGAAAAACGGCTCTTTTTGATGCAATGTTTTAATGCTTCTACTGAATGATGAAATACAATACGCCAGTTTCTTCCTATCAAGAAAAGTTGTTCTCCCAGCCTAGCAATCTGCAGAAAAAGAGAGAAACTTCTTGTCGTTATAAATGTGTAGGTTAGCTTAAGCTTACTTAGTTGCGGGAAGGAAAGCGGATTACTTGTTTAAAGATAAGATGGCTAAAAGTTTTTACTTCATTTTAGCCCCTCCCAATTTAAAAATTACTTACGGCTATTCTACAATTGAAAACGCTGCCTTATTTTTTCTGGAATATCTTTCAAAGGATTTTCTGCTAATTCCAGCCCATGCAGCTGAGACAGCTGCCCAATTTCTGCAGGAAGGCTGGTGAGCTGGTTTTGGCTTAAGCCAAACGTTTGCAGCTGAGATAAATGCCCTATCTCATTAGGAAGATTGGTAAGCTGGTTGTTGTTTAAGCCGAGCCCCCGCAGCTGTGATAGCTGCCATAGCTCTGCAGGCAGAGCGGTGAGCTGGTTTTGATTTAAGTAAAGATATTGCAGCTGAGACAATTGACCTATTTCTGCAGGCAAAGCGGTGAGCTGGCTTTGATTTAAATCAAGCACTAGTAG
Coding sequences within it:
- a CDS encoding winged helix-turn-helix domain-containing protein; its protein translation is MFVAFYHTIEELNAMAKKKAYGSYSCKLRAVVMAMEGESAYQIGKALGYCTSAIQKWIRRYNAQNLEGLKDRRPVITGRKRALTFEQEKAFLERVEKGPEPDESINVFHLVDLQAILKKEFGKNLTLQGIWTILRRSRYTPLVPRPQHYKANLRDQEAFKKKFQKSSPA
- a CDS encoding IS630 family transposase, which gives rise to MTSLNKQFPKKNIEIWFEDEARLGQQSTSTKVWAKKGTRPKAPRQTEYKNLYVATAVCPRSGQAEGMILPFLNSQGVEILLKQVSQSLPASSHALLILDRASYHTSKTLKVPSNIHLLFLPPYSPELNPVENLWHYLRSHFWSNRIYRGYKELEKMAIASWRKVCLQEKRMKSLCAVSYA
- a CDS encoding leucine-rich repeat domain-containing protein, which produces MEKTSWGEEYLSREKIKHLPLGKKGELLRDWIEGNCKDLTSLNLSEVGLTYLPPEICQLSKLQMLNLNQNQLTSLPAEIGQMSELQYLYLNQNQLASLPVEIWQLPQLQGLYLNQNQLTSLPVETGQLSHLQLLYLNQNQLTALPAEIGQLSQLQRLDLNQNQLTSLPVEIGRLSQLAWLHLNQNQLTSLPAEISQLSQLQVLELNQNQLIALPAEIGQLSRLQWLYLKQNQLTSLPAEIGQLSKLTKLELAKNPLKDIAEKIRQRFQL
- a CDS encoding F-box protein; translated protein: MHPISSASIESLPNELLLPILEACAVPSLFSVCKRWYHLLASEVMPSLYKQIGKVHVSQGDINRQAFILDRIYKLESRLSETAKVNAIFRQIFTLASSLSPLEFKWKTEEKKYFTLANYSSKVYQVFKQVFTLAQSISPLEFKEKTEEKRDLTLANYSSCLLNINRLLVWKKLPGGKNT